The Sebastes umbrosus isolate fSebUmb1 chromosome 19, fSebUmb1.pri, whole genome shotgun sequence genome has a segment encoding these proteins:
- the sec16a gene encoding protein transport protein Sec16A isoform X6 → MQPPPRTGPLGASGPPPSGPNMFRRARPHKHTAAAAAAMPPATQPMTDPFAFVRAPPPPMAAGGLPTIPNSNPPPMQAPPNAMYSQAGSGLPPQPQTLEDVPAVLSGPPPSSLPGVTLFNPHGAASPGGYPAPGPAGYASSNSEQGYFNSTEQTPSMATEPPPVASASAPGQTPFNQEFQGHPPPQPMSFQPVPPAASYSQWAPDHGSRPPSVQNYFQPTSDPPSQPFNLPPQTQMYPSHTPSPHHNTPTPPSQPGHPPVQAPLPPQNPVNAPSSQWPDPNAPQQHNSHFQTQSYFSQSSAPQDSWFNMPPQDSGYHQMGTGLAHPQPRPDSAGSQHASNTGPGPGPSSASAPVPYAQESGTLSMFFKDNDVENEETLAGERNKAVNGIPGSFQHHSNPLAHSGHGDAPLDYQGPSLQDHSHLPYMNDGNHAPQASPQKPPDSHYDHVENLECVPNQEVLPSDIHGSPAAPAAHGADQFETGPNLETPDSVPRPIRSASVSSNYSNMSHGSGSGARRHQGVVGTFIQQESPRLTDDANLSAATGGYFEQIDTSPAGDMGAQQSSLEQMWPPTPSPPKPTGIFQASANSSFEPVRSHGVGVRPAEVDRAKMVAEGGTDSAPGNLEQPPDNMENIYGAGHLLPAGAGGGVPHLPHPVVHSHSRPSSRAFGASRPCESPATTLWAQHDPTSLGANILLAPAAPTVLAPLRQPRADIIQPPEDGPLDLQPSQRIQPQQHSENLENPPKVSEAEPTDPQGNLGYASLLVSDSLHQPVLIAPPVSNYSVIPPSFPAQAPSQSSLRETTPPVRPLAQGQGASTSQPPPVTSNQNPAFAPGPISFSSSPSSQGPLNLTRDSAEAATSAITSPPQSQPVRPPLSRGQSMGGDSHSALQVIPQASSLATAPVSNHNQPSNYELLDFSMHQSQAQSQASGHPSSLHESPQSSNGFYLQVTKDAQQGVRARGNVPVPTPASSSIPQVPPAASQAAANIQPPLAEPPKTFDSQAAPQGQNNAPSVPVSGAQPSRDQYPPPAPGPPAAGTAPLPPPAAAPAYPPGPQGPVPPGALQQPPRPPSSAGSQQGYGPTPPAPGQMYGGYYGNYGEYPNSRAPYPPGQYPPPPPPGDPRAQQYYQEGPYRGRTDPWYGQYDGQTPAYRDPNYPYREPQPERPSSRTSQYSDRPSSRQGYANPEDYHRANQSAYPEYYADYAKHYDYAGYNYGQYDPRYRGYYDQAYWANYDDSYRARDPNYYNQQPQQPYPPPARKEGYDDQWRYYPGYDASFDDDYRRRGEPYGDDFDRRSVHSEQSAHSVHSSHSHHSRRSSFSSRSQQSQVYRSQPDLVSAVYDNTSSTLAVDYSYGQYPNQTDATQNYSGYLYPSEYTADSTWIAPEQPPPRPATPEKFSIPHRCARFGPGGHLVQVLPNLPSAGQPALVDIYNMETMLQDTPDQAELRAFPGPLVKEETHKVDVIKFSQNKALESSRDNNLLDRDSARLLWEFIMLLCRQNGTVVGTDIADLLLKEHRSVWLPGKSPNEANLIDFNNEPLARAEEEPGAGPLSLLSDTFMTVPENLGKETERFRELLLFGRKKDALEAAMKGGLWGHALLLASKMDNRTHARVMTRFANSLPINDPLQTVYQLMSGRMPASATCCGEEKWGDWRPHLAMVLSNLTHTLDLDTRTITTMGDTLASKGLIDAAHFCYLMAQVGLGVFTKKSAKMVLIGSNHSLSFYQCATNEAIQRTEAYEYAQSLGSQSISLPNFQVFKLIYACRLAEAGLSAQAFHYCEVISRNVLMQPSYYSPVFISQIIQMSEKLRFFDPQLKEKPEQELFNEPEWLIHLRQLDGQMRTGVITYNEDRVTPTQYDCSSPSSDLDQPSPPEPYSMPVEMDGPAPDNPLMSSLLPGPPPQAVQLMPPAPTSILQDGMAPPQPLPSSDVPQFYPVPPSGPQGQMPVSGYPPQDPGFAPHPFAPPPFQPPPFQPQLEQTEMYPGAHQQPGPPPPQMGQMSPHMPAPQVPHSPVQVNHPPPQMPQHMPHHMPHHMPPSPGHMPPVEHMSHAPPEMHPAQPTSASPPRSSFTPQMDFYDHMAHMALQGPGRRSRTTSQSSMHMTPGRRSRTTSESSTHSIGRERSNSTAMQASPPPPSIPEQPRKEEAKKVKKDSPKKIVWDEKKQKWIDLNEPEEERKPLPPPPPGFSMMPQMPGPGGPAGPPSGGGPPVNMFSRRAGTKTKSRYVDVLNPSRMAKPGGLAPAPADLFAPLAPMPMPANLFVPSSAPDDQQPLEGSGGGNQEQNSPNTSAAPQMFNPTLLPPAPEGPAVPDGSQSGELSRSSSMSSLSREVSQHLNQSHPAQVTAPAPAPAGGVTFYNPAQFAQTSAPSGGGHRSGRLGGQRQYPVLK, encoded by the exons ATGCAGCCCCCTCCTCGGACCGGACCTCTGGGAGCCTCTGGCCCACCTCCTTCCGGGCCCAATATGTTCCGCAGGGCCAGGCCTCACAAGCATACAGCAGCGGCTGCTGCCGCAATGCCGCCCGCTACCCAACCCATGACGGACCCTTTTGCTTTTGTtagagctcctcctcctcctatggCTGCAGGTGGTCTCCCAACAATACCCAACAGCAACCCTCCACCAATGCAAGCCCCGCCTAACGCCATGTACTCTCAAGCTGGCTCAGGGCTGCCTCCACAACCACAGACACTGGAGGATGTCCCAGCTGTTCTCTCTGGTCCCCCGCCATCCTCTCTACCAGGGGTGACACTGTTCAACCCTCACGGTGCAGCATCCCCTGGTGGTTACCCAGCACCCGGTCCCGCAGGATATGCATCCTCTAATAGTGAACAGGGCTATTTTAACTCAACAGAACAGACGCCATCCATGGCCACAGAGCCACCACCTGTGGCCTCAGCCTCAGCACCGGGTCAGACACCTTTTAACCAGGAATTTCAAGgacatcctcctcctcagcccATGTCCTTCCAGCCTGTGCCTCCCGCCGCCTCCTATTCCCAGTGGGCCCCTGATCATGGAAGTCGCCCTCCATCAGTTCAGAACTATTTCCAGCCTACTAGTGACCCTCCGTCACAGCCTTTTAATTTACCGCCGCAGACCCAGATGTACCCCTCCCACACCCCATCGCCCCATCACAacacccccacccctccatcACAACCTGGACATCCCCCAGTTcaggctcctcttcctccccagaACCCTGTAAATGCCCCCAGTTCACAATGGCCCGACCCAAATGCACCCCAGCAGCATAATTCCCACTTCCAAACTCAGAGCTACTTCAGTCAGAGCTCTGCTCCCCAGGACTCGTGGTTCAACATGCCCCCACAGGACTCAGGCTACCACCAAATGGGGACTGGCCTAGCCCATCCTCAGCCCCGGCCTGACTCTGCTGGATCGCAACATGCGTCCAACACTGGTCCTGGGCCTGGACCTAGTTCTGCCTCTGCCCCAGTCCCATATGCTCAGGAGTCTGGTACACTCTCAATGTTCTTTAAAGACAATGATGTGGAAAATGAAGAAACACTGGCTGGTGAGAGAAATAAAGCAGTGAATGGTATTCCTGGATCCTTTCAGCATCACAGCAACCCGCTAGCCCACAGTGGCCATGGTGATGCTCCTTTGGATTACCAAGGACCTTCTCTGCAAGATCATTCACACCTACCATACATGAACGATGGCAACCACGCACCACAGGCAAGTCCCCAGAAGCCCCCTGATTCCCACTACGACCATGTGGAGAATTTGGAGTGTGTCCCGAACCAGGAAGTATTACCCAGTGACATTCACGGCAGTCCTGCTGCACCTGCAGCCCACGGAGCAGACCAGTTTGAAACCGGGCCTAACCTAGAGACTCCCGATTCTGTTCCAAGACCAATTAGATCTGCCAGTGTGTCATCCAACTATAGCAATATGAGCCACGGAAGTGGAAGTGGCGCTCGTCGGCATCAAGGAGTAGTGGGTACCTTTATTCAGCAGGAAAGTCCGCGTCTCACCGATGATGCTAACCTGTCTGCTGCCACTGGAGGCTACTTTGAGCAGATTGACACTTCTCCAGCTGGAGATATGGGTGCCCAACAGAGCTCCCTGGAGCAGATGTGGCCTCCCACGCCTAGCCCTCCCAAACCGACTGGTATCTTTCAGGCCAGTGCTAACAGCTCTTTTGAACCAGTGCGCTCACATGGGGTTGGAGTGCGTCCTGCTGAAGTGGACAGGGCTAAAATGGTAGCGGAAGGGGGTACAGATTCTGCACCTGGCAACCTGGAGCAGCCGCCAGATAATATGGAAAATATTTATGGCGCGGGACACCTGCTGCCTGCTGGGGCTGGAGGTGGTGTTCCTCATCTGCCACACCCAGTGGTTCACTCTCACTCCCGACCTTCGTCCCGTGCTTTTGGGGCCAGTCGTCCCTGTGAGAGCCCCGCCACTACTCTGTGGGCTCAGCATGACCCTACGAGCTTGGGCGCTAACATCCTCCTAGCCCCCGCTGCCCCGACAGTTCTTGCCCCTTTACGACAGCCCAGGGCTGACATCATCCAACCTCCAGAGGATGGCCCACTGGACCTGCAGCCCTCCCAGAGAATCCAGCCACAGCAACACTCAGAGAACCTAGAGAACCCACCAAAGGTGAGTGAGGCCGAGCCGACTGACCCTCAAGGCAACCTGGGCTATGCGTCTCTCCTTGTGTCCGACTCGCTCCACCAGCCTGTTTTGATTGCCCCGCCAGTGTCCAATTACAGTGTGATTCCCCCCAGTTTCCCTGCTCAAGCACCCAGTCAAAGTAGCCTTAGGGAAACTACCCCCCCTGTGAGACCACTCGCACAGGGTCAGGGTGCCAGTACCTCCCAACCACCTCCAGTAACCTCTAATCAGAATCCAGCGTTTGCTCCTGGACCTATAAGCTTCAGTTCTTCACCCTCTAGCCAGGGCCCGCTCAATCTGACCCGAGACAGCGCAGAAGCGGCAACATCAGCTATCACATCTCCGCCGCAGTCTCAGCCGGTCCGCCCTCCTCTTTCAAGGGGCCAATCAATGGGTGGAGACAGCCACTCTGCTCTCCAAGTGATTCCACAGGCTTCTTCTCTCGCAACCGCTCCTGTCTCTAATCACAATCAGCCATCAAATTATGAACTGCTTGATTTTTCTATGCACCAATCACAAGCCCAAAGCCAAGCATCTGGCCATCCTTCCTCTCTGCACGAGTCTCCACAGTCTAGTAATGGATTTTACCTACAGGTCACCAAAGATGCTCAGCAGGGGGTGAGAGCGAGAGGGAATGTCCCCGTCCCGACCCCGGCCTCTTCGTCTATCCCACAGGTACCACCAGCAGCCTCCCAAGCAGCCGCAAACATCCAGCCACCGCTAGCGGAACCTCCTAAGACATTCGATTCTCAGGCTGCACCGCAGGGACAAAATAATGCTCCTTCTGTTCCGGTGAGTGGAGCACAACCCTCCCGTGACCAGTATCCACCTCCAGCACCGGGGCCTCCTGCTGCGGGgactgctcctcttcctcctcctgctgctgctcctgcatACCCTCCTGGGCCTCAAGGACCAGTACCTCCAGGAGCTCTTCAACAACCCCCTCGACCACCCTCCTCTGCAGGCAGCCAGCAAGGCTACGGGCCCACTCCTCCAGCGCCGGGACAGATGTATGGTGGCTATTATGGTAATTATGGAGAATACCCAAATAGCAGAGCACCATATCCTCCTGGCCAGTACccgcctccacctccacctgggGATCCTAGAGCACAGCAATATTATCAA GAGGGTCCATACAGGGGCAGAACAGATCCTTGGTATGGCCAATATGATGGACAGACCCCGGCGTATCGTGATCCAAACTACCCGTACAGAGAGCCTCAGCCAGAACGACCCAGCTCCAGAACTAGTCAGTACTCTGACAGGCCCTCATCCAG GCAAGGCTATGCTAACCCTGAAGATTACCACAGAGCAAACCAAAGTGCCTATCCTGAATATTATGCAGATTACGCCAAGCACTATGATTACGCAG GATACAACTATGGACAGTATGACCCGCGCTACAGAGGCTACTATGATCAGGCCTACTGGGCTAATTATGATGACAGCTACAGAGCCAGAGACCCTAACTACTATAATCAACAGCCGCAACAGCCGTATCCTCCTCCTGCCAG GAAAGAGGGCTATGACGATCAGTGGCGGTACTATCCCGGTTACGATGCCAGCTTCGACGACGATTACCGCCGGCGCGGAGAACCGTACGGCGATGACTTTGACCGACGCAGCGTCCACAGCGAGCAGTCGGCACACAGCGTGCACAGCTCTCACAGCCACCACAGCAGACGAAGCAGCTTCAGCTCACGATCACAACAG AGCCAGGTATACAGAAGCCAGCCTGACTTGGTGTCAGCAGTCTATGACAACACATCATCCACTCTGGCTGTGGACTACTCCTATGGACAGTACCCGAACCAGACTGATGCTACCCAGAACTACAGCGGGTACCTTTATCCCTCTGAGTACACCGCAGACAGCACCTGGATCGCCCCCGAGCAAC ctcctcctcgtCCTGCAACCCCAGAGAAGTTCAGCATACCCCACCGCTGTGCCCGCTTCGGACCCGGTGGTCATCTGGTCCAAGTTTTGCCCAATCTGCCCTCAGCTGGACAGCCTGCTCTCGTTGACATCTACAACATGgag ACCATGCTGCAGGACACCCCGGATCAGGCAGAACTACGAGCTTTCCCCGGACCTCTTGTTAA GGAGGAGACCCATAAGGTGGATGTGATAAAGTTCTCCCAGAACAAAGCGCTGGAGAGTTCTCGTGACAACAACCTCTTGGACCGGGATTCTGCCCGCCTGCTCTGGGAATTCATCATGCTGCTCTGTAGACAGAACGGG ACTGTGGTCGGCACGGACATCGCTGACCTCTTgctgaaggagcatcgctccgTCTGGCTGCCGGGAAAAAGTCCTAATGAAGCCAACCTGATTGATTTTAACAACGAACCGCTGGCACGAGCTGAGGAAGAACCAGGAGCTGGACCGCTCTCCCTCCTGTCTGACACCTTCATGACTGTCCCAGAGAACCTCGGCAAGGAGACAGAACGCTTTagggagctgctgctgttcgGCCGcaagaag GACGCCCTAGAAGCAGCTATGAAGGGAGGACTCTGGGGCCACGCCCTGCTGTTGGCCAGTAAGATGGACAACAGGACGCATGCACGTGTCATGACAAG GTTTGCCAACAGTTTGCCTATCAATGACCCTCTGCAGACAGTGTACCAGCTGATGTCAGGGAGGATGCCTGCATCAGCCACT TGCTGCGGAGAGGAGAAGTGGGGTGACTGGCGCCCTCACCTGGCCATGGTGCTGTCTAACCTCACACACACCCTGGACCTGGACACTCGCACAATCACCACCATGGGCGACACTCTCG CTTCCAAGGGGCTGATCGATGCCGCACACTTCTGCTACTTGATGGCCCAAgtcggtctgggagttttcaCGAAGAAGAGCGCCAAGATGGTTCTGATCGGCTCCAAccacag TTTGTCCTTTTACCAATGTGCGACTAATGAAGCTATCCAGAGGACTGAGGCCTACGAGTATGCTCAATCTCTGGGCTCCCAGTCGATCTCGCTACCCAATTTCCAG GTGTTCAAGTTGATCTATGCATGCCGCTTGGCTGAAGCAGGTCTGAGTGCTCAGGCCTTCCACTACTGTGAAGTTATTTCTAGGAATGTCCTCATGCAACCCTCCTATTACTCTCCTGTTTTCATAAGCCAAATTATACAG ATGTCGGAAAAGCTGCGATTCTTTGATCCACAACTGAAGGAGAAGCCAGAGCAGGAGTTGTTCAATGAGCCTGAATGGCTGATCCACCTCAGACAGCTGGATGGACAGATGAGG acggGGGTGATTACATACAATGAAGACAGAGTGACTCCTACTCAGTACGACTGCAGCAGCCCCAGCTCTGACCTGGACCAGCCCAGTCCACCTGAACCTTACAGCATGCCTGTGGAGATGGATGGCCCCGCCCCTGACAACCCACTGATGAGCTCATTACTGCCCGGGCCTCCACCACAGGCAGTACAGCTGATGCCTCCag CGCCCACCTCTATCCTCCAAGACGGGATGGCCCCTCCTCAGCCTTTACCCTCCAGTGATGTTCCCCAGTTCTACCCAGTTCCCCCCAGTGGACCACAAGGCCAGATGCCCGTTTCCGGCTACCCTCCTCAGGATCCTGGCTTCGCCCCTCATCCCTTCGCCCCTCCTCCCTTCCAACCTCCTCCCTTCCAACCTCAACTTGAGCAAACGGAGATGTACCCGGGAGCCCATCAGCAGCCGGGTCCTCCACCTCCTCAAATGGGCCAAATGTCGCCACACATGCCCGCCCCTCAGGTGCCGCATTCACCCGTACAGGTGAACCACCCGCCACCCCAGATGCCTCAGCACATGCCCCATCACATGCCCCATCATATGCCCCCTTCTCCCGGGCACATGCCACCTGTAGAGCACATGTCCCACGCCCCACCAGAGATGCACCCTGCTCAGCCCACATCAGCCTCCCCACCCAGGAGCTCCTTCACACCACAGATGGACTTCTATGACCACATGGCTCACATG gcACTGCAGGGTCCTGGGAGGAGATCAAGGACTACTTCACAATCTTCAATGCATATG ACTCCAGGACGTCGCTCTCGCACCACCTCTGAATCTTCCACTCACTCTATCGGACGAGAGCGAAGCAACTCGACCGCGATGCAGGCCTCCCCGCCTCCGCCTTCGATTCCCGAACAGCCCCGCAAAGAAGAGGCCAAGAAAGTCAAGAAAGACTCCCCGAAAAAG ATTGTGTGGGATGAAAAGAAGCAGAAGTGGATCGACTTGAACGAGCCTGAAGAGGAG CGTAAGCCCCTTCCGCCACCTCCTCCTGGCTTCTCCATGATGCCTCAGATGCCTGGCCCCGGAGGGCCCGCCGGACCCCCGAGTGGTGGTGGTCCTCCTGTCAACATGTTCTCCAGGAGGGCAG GCACGAAGACGAAGAGCAGATACGTGGATGTTCTGAACCCCAGCAGAATGGCTAAACCGGGCGGACTAGCCCCGGCTCCTGCAGACCTCTTCGCTCCTTTGGCACCAATGCCCATGCCCGCTAACCTATTTGTGCCTAGTTCAG CTCCTGACGATCAACAGCCTCTAGAGGGCAGCGGAGGAGGAAATCAGGAGCAAAATTCACCAAACACCA